A genomic segment from Asterias amurensis chromosome 6, ASM3211899v1 encodes:
- the LOC139938856 gene encoding uncharacterized protein isoform X2, producing the protein MLKQYSVRELVLGAPVKICLLSGRQDLKREMTDSTFSPQLEMSAVLRNLTDEIPSSNFVLFGLSTIINQDKKYKGPSTTKVQRLGRRKATMKNRGYTDADDTK; encoded by the exons ATGTTGAAACAATACTCTGTGAGAGAACTCGTGCTTGGG GCTCCTGTGAAGATCTGTCTCCTCTCAGGTCGTCAGGATTT GAAACGTGAAATGACTGATAGTACATTTTCGCCACAGCTTGAAATGTCTGCAGTCCTGAGGAACTTGACTGATGAGATACCTTCttcaaactttgttttgtttgg ATTGTCAACAATCATAAACCAGGACAAGAAATATAAAGGCCCATCTACCACCAAGGTACAGAGGTTGGGACGACGCAAGGCAACCATGAAGAATCGTGGATATACTGACGCTGATGACACCAAATGA
- the LOC139938856 gene encoding uncharacterized protein isoform X3, with protein MPYTCFLSVFLKAPVKICLLSGRQDLKREMTDSTFSPQLEMSAVLRNLTDEIPSSNFVLFGLSTIINQDKKYKGPSTTKVQRLGRRKATMKNRGYTDADDTK; from the exons ATGCCTTACACGTGTTTTTTGTCAGTCTTTTTAAAGGCTCCTGTGAAGATCTGTCTCCTCTCAGGTCGTCAGGATTT GAAACGTGAAATGACTGATAGTACATTTTCGCCACAGCTTGAAATGTCTGCAGTCCTGAGGAACTTGACTGATGAGATACCTTCttcaaactttgttttgtttgg ATTGTCAACAATCATAAACCAGGACAAGAAATATAAAGGCCCATCTACCACCAAGGTACAGAGGTTGGGACGACGCAAGGCAACCATGAAGAATCGTGGATATACTGACGCTGATGACACCAAATGA
- the LOC139938856 gene encoding uncharacterized protein isoform X1 — MFGNRSRTNNGPTSATSDIPPESCLPKADSGPSFATGDIPPESCRTRKDSIQTLATCEISPGVCHYRTDSVPTSASIDIPPETAQKMQWTDIGNSPLPPEACRSGIHGGPRSATAQEPITDRHRQPVTYHQSPDSRPSIATTDIPPEDCHSSNDSKPTSATSDIPPEACHSRSESRSTYV; from the coding sequence ATGTTCGGCAACCGCTCAAGAACCAATAATggaccgacatcggcaaccagtgacataccACCAGAGTCCTGCCTCCCAAAAGCGGACAGCGGACCGTCATTTGCTACCGGTGACATACCACCAGAGTCATGTCGCACAAGAAAAGATAGCATACAGACATTGGCAACATGTGAAATATCACCAGGGGTCTGCCACTACAGAACTGACAGCGTCCCAACATCAGCATCCATTGACATACCACCAGAGACCGCTCAAAAAATGCAGTGGACAGACATCGGAAATAGCCCCTTACCACCAGAGGCCTGCCGCTCAGGAATCCACGGTGGACCACGTTCGGCAACCGCTCAAGAACCAATAAcggaccgacatcggcaaccagtgacataccACCAGAGTCCTGACAGCAGACCGTCAATTGCTACCACTGACATACCACCAGAGGACTGCCACTCAAGCAACGACAGCAAACCGACATCAGCTACTAGTGACATACCACCAGAAGCCTGCCACTCTAGATCCGAGAGCAGATCGACATACGTGTAG
- the LOC139938858 gene encoding selenoprotein M-like — protein MAKLVLLAFLGLCASVIVAEEAGTDGARSEERLVYSARVESCSGUQLNRMPEVKAFVTSDLPLYHNVAFKHISGADPDLLLLDKDGFRIESIPLKGKKRTEINTLLGDLGFYRKNSKDEEVPEQFREGPYTPVTETTEEPQQEEEKDEL, from the exons ATGGccaaattagttcttttggcatTCCTTGGCCTCTGTGCCTCGGTGATTGTTGCAGAGGAAGCAGGAACAGATGGTGCTCGTTCAGAGGAGAGGTTGGTGTATTCAGCTCGTGTAGAG AGCTGCAGTGGATGACAGCTGAACCGAATGCCTGAAGTCAAGGCATTTGTAACCAGTGATCTGCCCCTGTA CCATAATGTTGCCTTCAAACATATTTCAGGAGCGGATCCGGATTTACTTTTGCTTGACAAAGATGGCTTCAGAATAGAG TCTATTCCACTAAAAGGTAAAAAGCGAACCGAAATCAACACACTTCTTGGTGACTTGGGTTTCTACCGCAAAAACTCTAAAGATGAGGAGGTCCCTGAACAATTCCGAGAAGGTCCCTACACTCCTGTAACCGAAACAACTGAAGAGCCACAACAAGAAGAGGAAAAGGATgagctttaa